In the Hylaeus volcanicus isolate JK05 chromosome 1, UHH_iyHylVolc1.0_haploid, whole genome shotgun sequence genome, one interval contains:
- the LOC128884569 gene encoding protein dispatched isoform X2 has translation MEVWLFSRVIAHHPYTILMVILIFSSTCLIVPLAVKKFPDFSDPQLGFQARGTMLAQRLIAWQNLMETSKPRGQLTDNPLEYYNYVRQLNQQNPVNIQNHSWINQGIIRKKPKNKKKGGKKYQKQVTDKRSETDQIDAKNKWEELLELKNKNKLNVVKDYKSQDHIDNENFFCNSPSSAYARVVIGRNSEDTNLWSMEGVLAQCYIDAELRSNAHFPSLCQMQTEHNGQEQKCCRSWSPANYVAFLSNRSSCLGVTENDLSRVETLLQRCIYFYQNLRLTSNCAEDLNCQRHVPSECYTRNAAYHLLHYLLDIEFIPDHKQQTQQHNNQTKFNSTLKYVMIFLPIAESSATLNFYKELNNDGLSYGKFCIKGMQLGLKSTLFDRLLVSDSVLLLIGFAFVTVCIWAYTGSLLLTVTTIIAVIFSLGISYALYTLVLHIHFFPFMNLLAIVVAVGIGADDVFIYCKIWERGREQKLSNDGLVRLVQETMKHAVPSMFVTSLTTAVAFFASVVSNVTAINCFSLFSGMTVIANFFLMITWLPACVVLSEKFNLNVLSPANYVVRKIIRPARLFGHKISLGFNNFLTKTVINFRWYWLLSLGSMAAVCCFTVFHYPGLQLPDTAEFQLFDSSHTFEQYDLIYSQKFWFEKHETIDNGDVLPLRFVWGIKPIDNGNYLNPDLTGTPEWDESFDVSHPDSQLWLERFCHNLRAQPFYRDTLGPLLSNCFIESLRNWMKRRCEDPINSHINYMPCCESSTFPYNSSVLQQCAAEANAELYRTPSYLWARNGVTGGLKFLNEANLTHVQFSNETNSVIRPMAKIKVLIVEYDSVYNYSLSFSSMDQFFHQVETWMQDQLKNAPLGMRGGWFVSKLEFYELQRTLYEGTLWAMGVSLILALTVLAFVTLNPLISLYAIITIGAAIIVTVAGLILFGWKLNVLESVAVSTAIGLAIDFSLHYVVSYRACNSKERKDRVKTALTQMGGPTLMASLTSGAAGALMLPSCVLAYIQIGIFLLLVMGISWLYATFFLCPMLAVIGPSAHFAQFQYPRLNVLWKYLRKNKPRNVPETSTDNSRIRRKAKGRGMWSESTLSTSSTVCQFHCNEIEIFTRPPPSPSLPPSPSSALLHCVRMDEWDTRENTIN, from the exons atGGAAGTGTGGTTGTTTTCTCGTGTAATAGCTCATCATCCTTATACCATTCTAATGGTCATACTCATATTCTCTTCGACATGTTTGATTGTTCCTTTGGCTGTCAAAAAGTTCCCAGACTTCTCTGATCCTCAGTTA gGCTTTCAAGCAAGAGGTACAATGCTAGCACAACGGCTTATTGCTTGGCAAAATTTGATGGAAACAAGTAAACCAAGAGGACAGCTCACTGACAATCctttagaatattataattatgtgCGCCAATTAAATCAACAG AATCCTGTAAACATACAAAATCATAGCTGGATCAACCAGGGTATTATTAGGAAGAAAcctaaaaacaagaaaaaaggggggaaaaaatatcaaaaacaaGTAACTGATAAAAGATCAGAAACAGATCAAATTGATGCTAAAAACAAATGGGAAGAATTGTTAGagttgaaaaacaaaaataaattaaatgtggTAAAGGACTATAAAAGTCAAGACCATATTGACAATgagaatttcttttgtaattcaCCATCTTCTGCGTATGCACGTGTCGTTATTGGCAGAAACTCTGAAGATACAAATTTATGGTCGATGGAGGGTGTATTAGCACAATGTTATATCGATGCAGAATTACGATCAAATGCTCACTTTCCTTCTTTATGTCAAATGCAAACAGAACATAATGGTcaagaacaaaaatgttgtaggAGCTGGTCTCCAGCAAATTACGTTGCATTTTTATCTAATCGAAGTTCCTGTTTGGGTGTAACAGAAAATGATCTTAGTCGAGTAGAAACTCTTTTACAAAgatgcatttatttttatcaaaaccTTCGCTTGACATCAAACTGTGCAGAAGATTTAAATTGTCAAAGGCATGTTCCAAGCGAATGTTATACACGTAATGCAGCTTATCATTtgctacattatttattagatattgAATTTATACCAGATCAT AAGCAGCAAACTCAGCAACATAACAATCAAACCAAGTTTAATTCAACATTGAAATATGTCATGATATTTCTGCCAATTGCTGAGAGCTCTGCtactttaaatttttataaagaattaaacaatgatggCTTATCTTATGGAAAATTCTGTATCAAAGGGATGCAGTTAGGTTTAAAAAGTACATTATTTGATCGATTGTTGGTATCAGACTCTGTTCTGTTACTTATTGGTTTTGCATTTGTAACAGTTTGCATATGGGCATATACTGGCTCTTTGTTATTAACTGTTACAACAATTATTGCAGTAATTTTCAGTCTTGGCATTTCATATGCATTGTACACTTTAGTTCTGCATATTCACTTCTTTCCGTTCATGAATCTGTTGGCAATTGTCGTTGCTGTAG gaATAGGAGCAGATgacgtatttatatattgcaaAATTTGGGAGAGGGgaagagaacaaaaattatctAACGATGGATTAGTAAGACTAGTGCAGGAGACAATGAAACATGCTGTTCCATCTATGTTTGTTACATCTTTAACTACTGCAGTGGCCTTCTTTGCATCGGTTGTTAGTAATGTTACTGCTATCAACTGTTTCAG CTTATTTTCAGGAATGACTGTTATcgcgaatttctttttgatgATTACTTGGTTGCCAGCATGTGTAGTATTATCAGAAAAGTTCAACTTGAACGTTTTATCACCTGCAAATTATGTAGtacgaaaaattattcgacCTGCACGACTATTTGGACATAAAATATCGCTAGGATTTAATAACTTCCTAACGAaaacagtaattaatttccGGTGGTATTGGTTATTAAGTTTGGGTAGCATGGCAGCAGTTTGTTGTTTTACTGTTTTCCACTACCCAGGTTTACAATTGCCAGATACTGCTGAGTTCCAATTATTTGATAGTTCTCATACATTTGAACAGTATGATTTGATATATTCTCAAAAATTCTGGTTTGAGAAACATGAAACa ATAGATAATGGAGATGTATTACCATTGAGATTTGTATGGGGCATAAAACCAATCGATAATGGTAACTATCTTAATCCTGATTTAACAGGTACACCAGAATGGGATGAATCTTTTGACGTATCACATCCAGACTCGCAATTATGGTTGGAACGATTTTGCCATAACTTGCGAGCTCAGCCTTTCTATCGTGATACCTTAGGACCTTTACTATCCAATTGTTTTATCGAATCATTACGTAATTGGATGAAAAGACGTTGCGAAGATCCCATCAACTCGCACATTAACTATATGCCATGTTGTGAAAGCAGTACATTTCCATATAATTCTAGCGTATTGCAACAATGCGCAGCTGAAGCTAATGCAGAATTATATCGCACACCTTCGTACTTATGGGCTCGTAATGGCGTTACTGGTGgtctaaaatttttaaacgaagcaAATCTCACAcatgtacaattttcaaatgagACTAATTCAGTGATAAGACCGATGgctaaaattaaagttttaattgttgaatatGACAGTGTATATAACTACAGTCTTTCCTTCTCGAGTATGGATCAATTCTTTCATcag GTGGAAACTTGGATGCAAGATCAACTAAAAAATGCACCATTGGGTATGCGAGGTGGTTGGTTTGTTagtaaattagaattttatgaattgCAGCGGACGTTATATGAAGGTACTCTTTGGGCAATGGGAGTTTCATTGATCTTAGCCCTTACAGTATTGGCCTTTGTGACACTTAATCCTCTTATTAGTCTATATGCAATTATAACAATTGGAGCAGCAATTATAGTAACAGTTGCTGGTCTGATACTATTTGGTTGGAAGTTGAATGTTTTAGAAAGTGTTGCCGTGTCAACAGCAATAG GTTTAGCCATAGATTTTAGTTTACATTATGTAGTGAGCTATAGAGCGTGCAATTCTAAAGAGAGAAAAGATAGAGTGAAAACGGCTCTCACACAAATGGGTGGCCCAACTTTGATGGCTTCTCTTACGAGTGGAGCTGCTGGAGCTCTCATGTTACCGTCTTGTGTACTGGCATATATCCAAattggtatatttttattacttgtaATGGGCATAAGTTGGTTATATGCTACATTCTTTTTATGTCCGATGTTAGCGGTTATCGGTCCTTCGGCTCATTTTGCCCAGTTTCAGTATCCAAG ATTAAATGTATTATGGAAGTACCTTCGTAAAAATAAGCCTAGAAATGTGCCTGAAACAAGTACAGATAATAGTAGAATTAGAAGAAAAGCTAAAGGAAGAGGAATGTGGTCAGAATCTACTTTAAGTACATCTAGTACAGTATGTCAATTCCACtgtaatgaaatagaaatttttacaaGACCACCACCGTCGCCATCGCTACCTCCATCTCCATCATCAGCATTACTTCATTGTGTGAGGATGGACGAGTGGGACACGAGGGAAAACACAATTAATTAG
- the LOC128884569 gene encoding protein dispatched isoform X1 encodes MEVWLFSRVIAHHPYTILMVILIFSSTCLIVPLAVKKFPDFSDPQLGFQARGTMLAQRLIAWQNLMETSKPRGQLTDNPLEYYNYVRQLNQQNLQNPVNIQNHSWINQGIIRKKPKNKKKGGKKYQKQVTDKRSETDQIDAKNKWEELLELKNKNKLNVVKDYKSQDHIDNENFFCNSPSSAYARVVIGRNSEDTNLWSMEGVLAQCYIDAELRSNAHFPSLCQMQTEHNGQEQKCCRSWSPANYVAFLSNRSSCLGVTENDLSRVETLLQRCIYFYQNLRLTSNCAEDLNCQRHVPSECYTRNAAYHLLHYLLDIEFIPDHKQQTQQHNNQTKFNSTLKYVMIFLPIAESSATLNFYKELNNDGLSYGKFCIKGMQLGLKSTLFDRLLVSDSVLLLIGFAFVTVCIWAYTGSLLLTVTTIIAVIFSLGISYALYTLVLHIHFFPFMNLLAIVVAVGIGADDVFIYCKIWERGREQKLSNDGLVRLVQETMKHAVPSMFVTSLTTAVAFFASVVSNVTAINCFSLFSGMTVIANFFLMITWLPACVVLSEKFNLNVLSPANYVVRKIIRPARLFGHKISLGFNNFLTKTVINFRWYWLLSLGSMAAVCCFTVFHYPGLQLPDTAEFQLFDSSHTFEQYDLIYSQKFWFEKHETIDNGDVLPLRFVWGIKPIDNGNYLNPDLTGTPEWDESFDVSHPDSQLWLERFCHNLRAQPFYRDTLGPLLSNCFIESLRNWMKRRCEDPINSHINYMPCCESSTFPYNSSVLQQCAAEANAELYRTPSYLWARNGVTGGLKFLNEANLTHVQFSNETNSVIRPMAKIKVLIVEYDSVYNYSLSFSSMDQFFHQVETWMQDQLKNAPLGMRGGWFVSKLEFYELQRTLYEGTLWAMGVSLILALTVLAFVTLNPLISLYAIITIGAAIIVTVAGLILFGWKLNVLESVAVSTAIGLAIDFSLHYVVSYRACNSKERKDRVKTALTQMGGPTLMASLTSGAAGALMLPSCVLAYIQIGIFLLLVMGISWLYATFFLCPMLAVIGPSAHFAQFQYPRLNVLWKYLRKNKPRNVPETSTDNSRIRRKAKGRGMWSESTLSTSSTVCQFHCNEIEIFTRPPPSPSLPPSPSSALLHCVRMDEWDTRENTIN; translated from the exons atGGAAGTGTGGTTGTTTTCTCGTGTAATAGCTCATCATCCTTATACCATTCTAATGGTCATACTCATATTCTCTTCGACATGTTTGATTGTTCCTTTGGCTGTCAAAAAGTTCCCAGACTTCTCTGATCCTCAGTTA gGCTTTCAAGCAAGAGGTACAATGCTAGCACAACGGCTTATTGCTTGGCAAAATTTGATGGAAACAAGTAAACCAAGAGGACAGCTCACTGACAATCctttagaatattataattatgtgCGCCAATTAAATCAACAG AATTTACAGAATCCTGTAAACATACAAAATCATAGCTGGATCAACCAGGGTATTATTAGGAAGAAAcctaaaaacaagaaaaaaggggggaaaaaatatcaaaaacaaGTAACTGATAAAAGATCAGAAACAGATCAAATTGATGCTAAAAACAAATGGGAAGAATTGTTAGagttgaaaaacaaaaataaattaaatgtggTAAAGGACTATAAAAGTCAAGACCATATTGACAATgagaatttcttttgtaattcaCCATCTTCTGCGTATGCACGTGTCGTTATTGGCAGAAACTCTGAAGATACAAATTTATGGTCGATGGAGGGTGTATTAGCACAATGTTATATCGATGCAGAATTACGATCAAATGCTCACTTTCCTTCTTTATGTCAAATGCAAACAGAACATAATGGTcaagaacaaaaatgttgtaggAGCTGGTCTCCAGCAAATTACGTTGCATTTTTATCTAATCGAAGTTCCTGTTTGGGTGTAACAGAAAATGATCTTAGTCGAGTAGAAACTCTTTTACAAAgatgcatttatttttatcaaaaccTTCGCTTGACATCAAACTGTGCAGAAGATTTAAATTGTCAAAGGCATGTTCCAAGCGAATGTTATACACGTAATGCAGCTTATCATTtgctacattatttattagatattgAATTTATACCAGATCAT AAGCAGCAAACTCAGCAACATAACAATCAAACCAAGTTTAATTCAACATTGAAATATGTCATGATATTTCTGCCAATTGCTGAGAGCTCTGCtactttaaatttttataaagaattaaacaatgatggCTTATCTTATGGAAAATTCTGTATCAAAGGGATGCAGTTAGGTTTAAAAAGTACATTATTTGATCGATTGTTGGTATCAGACTCTGTTCTGTTACTTATTGGTTTTGCATTTGTAACAGTTTGCATATGGGCATATACTGGCTCTTTGTTATTAACTGTTACAACAATTATTGCAGTAATTTTCAGTCTTGGCATTTCATATGCATTGTACACTTTAGTTCTGCATATTCACTTCTTTCCGTTCATGAATCTGTTGGCAATTGTCGTTGCTGTAG gaATAGGAGCAGATgacgtatttatatattgcaaAATTTGGGAGAGGGgaagagaacaaaaattatctAACGATGGATTAGTAAGACTAGTGCAGGAGACAATGAAACATGCTGTTCCATCTATGTTTGTTACATCTTTAACTACTGCAGTGGCCTTCTTTGCATCGGTTGTTAGTAATGTTACTGCTATCAACTGTTTCAG CTTATTTTCAGGAATGACTGTTATcgcgaatttctttttgatgATTACTTGGTTGCCAGCATGTGTAGTATTATCAGAAAAGTTCAACTTGAACGTTTTATCACCTGCAAATTATGTAGtacgaaaaattattcgacCTGCACGACTATTTGGACATAAAATATCGCTAGGATTTAATAACTTCCTAACGAaaacagtaattaatttccGGTGGTATTGGTTATTAAGTTTGGGTAGCATGGCAGCAGTTTGTTGTTTTACTGTTTTCCACTACCCAGGTTTACAATTGCCAGATACTGCTGAGTTCCAATTATTTGATAGTTCTCATACATTTGAACAGTATGATTTGATATATTCTCAAAAATTCTGGTTTGAGAAACATGAAACa ATAGATAATGGAGATGTATTACCATTGAGATTTGTATGGGGCATAAAACCAATCGATAATGGTAACTATCTTAATCCTGATTTAACAGGTACACCAGAATGGGATGAATCTTTTGACGTATCACATCCAGACTCGCAATTATGGTTGGAACGATTTTGCCATAACTTGCGAGCTCAGCCTTTCTATCGTGATACCTTAGGACCTTTACTATCCAATTGTTTTATCGAATCATTACGTAATTGGATGAAAAGACGTTGCGAAGATCCCATCAACTCGCACATTAACTATATGCCATGTTGTGAAAGCAGTACATTTCCATATAATTCTAGCGTATTGCAACAATGCGCAGCTGAAGCTAATGCAGAATTATATCGCACACCTTCGTACTTATGGGCTCGTAATGGCGTTACTGGTGgtctaaaatttttaaacgaagcaAATCTCACAcatgtacaattttcaaatgagACTAATTCAGTGATAAGACCGATGgctaaaattaaagttttaattgttgaatatGACAGTGTATATAACTACAGTCTTTCCTTCTCGAGTATGGATCAATTCTTTCATcag GTGGAAACTTGGATGCAAGATCAACTAAAAAATGCACCATTGGGTATGCGAGGTGGTTGGTTTGTTagtaaattagaattttatgaattgCAGCGGACGTTATATGAAGGTACTCTTTGGGCAATGGGAGTTTCATTGATCTTAGCCCTTACAGTATTGGCCTTTGTGACACTTAATCCTCTTATTAGTCTATATGCAATTATAACAATTGGAGCAGCAATTATAGTAACAGTTGCTGGTCTGATACTATTTGGTTGGAAGTTGAATGTTTTAGAAAGTGTTGCCGTGTCAACAGCAATAG GTTTAGCCATAGATTTTAGTTTACATTATGTAGTGAGCTATAGAGCGTGCAATTCTAAAGAGAGAAAAGATAGAGTGAAAACGGCTCTCACACAAATGGGTGGCCCAACTTTGATGGCTTCTCTTACGAGTGGAGCTGCTGGAGCTCTCATGTTACCGTCTTGTGTACTGGCATATATCCAAattggtatatttttattacttgtaATGGGCATAAGTTGGTTATATGCTACATTCTTTTTATGTCCGATGTTAGCGGTTATCGGTCCTTCGGCTCATTTTGCCCAGTTTCAGTATCCAAG ATTAAATGTATTATGGAAGTACCTTCGTAAAAATAAGCCTAGAAATGTGCCTGAAACAAGTACAGATAATAGTAGAATTAGAAGAAAAGCTAAAGGAAGAGGAATGTGGTCAGAATCTACTTTAAGTACATCTAGTACAGTATGTCAATTCCACtgtaatgaaatagaaatttttacaaGACCACCACCGTCGCCATCGCTACCTCCATCTCCATCATCAGCATTACTTCATTGTGTGAGGATGGACGAGTGGGACACGAGGGAAAACACAATTAATTAG